Proteins encoded by one window of Pueribacillus theae:
- a CDS encoding transcriptional regulator, whose amino-acid sequence MHIKQIDELKPSTFKYIESEIYSYHETVKHIELIEYEIEHSTTNNHDENTNVGKNSVRANISPVERKVTALLEHKQLKRMYSITDAIKKIYERLDDDKKKLMNLYYWERPGELTWEGIAKECNIGRMTALRWRKQIVYAIAHELGER is encoded by the coding sequence TTGCATATTAAGCAAATAGATGAATTAAAACCGTCTACTTTTAAATACATCGAAAGTGAAATTTATTCGTATCATGAAACCGTGAAACATATCGAATTAATAGAATATGAGATTGAACATAGCACAACAAATAACCATGACGAAAATACGAACGTTGGTAAGAATTCAGTGAGAGCAAATATAAGTCCTGTTGAACGTAAAGTCACAGCTTTATTGGAACACAAACAATTAAAACGCATGTATTCCATTACGGATGCAATCAAAAAAATATATGAACGATTAGATGATGATAAAAAGAAACTCATGAATCTTTATTATTGGGAACGTCCAGGAGAATTAACGTGGGAAGGTATTGCTAAGGAGTGTAACATTGGCAGGATGACCGCTTTAAGATGGCGTAAACAGATTGTGTATGCGATTGCTCATGAGCTGGGTGAACGTTAA
- a CDS encoding phage portal protein: protein MKWFNRFKAAAKGAAAGWKGKMYDFSSWFGRTFWGIDNSRLATNETIFSVISRLANTVSSLPIKLHQSYEQKTNQAYDILVNAPNPNMNGFDFINKMEVSRNEHGNAYALIIRDIRMQVEALIPIDPTYVTPFLNKDDESLWYQVLGTDGTYYIHNMNMLHVKHITGASRWQGISPLEVLKNTLLYDKAVQEFSLSEMEKKESLVITYGSNIDEEKRKQVTENLRTFYRENGGVLFQEPGVTVDPIDKKYFASDTLKSEKITRSRVANVFNVPVSFLNDDEGQSYSSNEQMMIQFVQMTLTPIVRQYEHEFNRKLLTEQERKQGYYFKFNLNGLLRGDMAARTQFYQAGVRGGWFKPDEIRQFEDLPPEGGNASELFVSGDLYPISMDPRERRKGGDRSGEESKTE, encoded by the coding sequence TTGAAATGGTTCAACCGATTTAAGGCGGCGGCCAAAGGAGCGGCTGCTGGATGGAAAGGGAAGATGTACGACTTTTCATCTTGGTTCGGTCGTACGTTTTGGGGGATTGATAACAGCAGATTGGCGACAAACGAGACCATTTTTTCCGTTATTTCCCGTTTGGCCAATACGGTTTCTTCGCTGCCGATAAAGCTGCATCAAAGTTATGAACAAAAAACGAATCAGGCTTATGATATTTTGGTCAATGCCCCAAACCCAAATATGAACGGCTTTGACTTTATTAACAAAATGGAAGTATCAAGAAATGAGCACGGTAATGCCTATGCGCTTATTATAAGAGACATTCGGATGCAAGTTGAAGCCCTCATTCCTATTGATCCAACATACGTTACTCCTTTTTTGAACAAGGATGATGAATCATTATGGTATCAAGTGCTTGGAACCGACGGAACTTACTACATCCACAACATGAACATGTTGCATGTAAAACATATTACTGGCGCTTCACGCTGGCAGGGGATAAGCCCGTTGGAAGTTCTAAAAAACACATTGTTATATGATAAAGCGGTCCAAGAGTTTAGCCTGTCAGAGATGGAAAAGAAAGAGAGTCTTGTCATCACTTATGGATCTAACATAGACGAGGAAAAAAGAAAGCAAGTTACCGAAAACTTAAGGACTTTTTATCGAGAAAATGGAGGAGTGTTATTCCAAGAGCCGGGAGTAACTGTTGACCCCATTGACAAGAAATATTTCGCGTCAGACACATTGAAGTCCGAAAAAATCACTCGTTCACGGGTGGCAAACGTGTTTAATGTTCCTGTGTCCTTTCTAAATGACGATGAAGGGCAAAGTTATTCGTCAAACGAGCAAATGATGATTCAATTTGTACAAATGACATTAACGCCTATTGTGCGGCAATATGAACATGAATTTAATCGAAAGTTGCTCACCGAACAAGAAAGGAAACAAGGATATTATTTTAAGTTCAACTTGAATGGTCTGTTGAGAGGGGATATGGCAGCCAGAACACAATTCTACCAGGCAGGTGTAAGGGGCGGTTGGTTTAAGCCGGACGAAATCAGGCAGTTTGAGGACTTGCCGCCGGAAGGCGGGAATGCCTCTGAATTGTTTGTTAGTGGAGATTTATATCCAATCTCAATGGATCCGAGAGAACGCCGTAAAGGAGGTGATAGAAGTGGGGAAGAATCAAAAACCGAATAA
- a CDS encoding terminase large subunit — protein MTMTTSTTSDSVKKAKKSFSFITWKKEQVKKGHILEKPSGKLLTTWYAEQVVKGNIKASKKNKMAARRHLKDLKRQGTDDFPWIFVEEKGHRPIRFIEKFCKPSKGDFSQLVAQPWQHFVVGSLYGWVHKDTGIRRFREGLIFVGRKNGKSTLVSGLTLYSFSKDGENGADVYLLANTRKQAGIIFDEAKAMVKKSPKLRKQFRPTRDAIFYDKTISKIEPRASDSENLDGLNTHLGIFDEIHEFKDYKLINVIKKSRGSRKQPLILYITTAGYQLDGPLVNYYEQSADVLEGALEDERTFYFIAELDSEKEFEQPEAWIKANPNMGVSLDLDILVEDWEKDKRTPEERSDFITKQFNFFVKADAQSFLDFKTIQRNNKMIDIDSLRGSRCVGGYDLSDTEDFTSACLEFPLDTGEVFVLSHSWIPEKKVEAANENIPYREFEKEGLLTIVPGEYVKKELVEEWFIEKSKLFTIELITYDPAKAFRLNKSLENHGFETMKVRQGALTLGPAVDDCKELFIDGKVIFNNNKLFRWYVNNVKMVPDRNRNNLPQKNGRYRKIDGFAAFLNAHTEVMGRMVEPAGEGNIEFMSVNDILNA, from the coding sequence ATGACGATGACGACTTCGACAACTTCTGACAGCGTTAAAAAGGCAAAAAAGAGTTTTAGCTTTATCACTTGGAAAAAAGAGCAGGTTAAGAAAGGCCATATTCTCGAGAAGCCATCTGGTAAATTACTAACCACTTGGTACGCTGAACAGGTTGTCAAAGGTAATATAAAGGCCAGTAAAAAGAACAAAATGGCTGCCAGAAGGCACCTAAAAGACTTAAAAAGACAAGGAACTGATGATTTTCCTTGGATATTTGTTGAAGAAAAAGGGCACCGGCCCATAAGGTTCATTGAAAAATTTTGCAAACCATCCAAAGGGGATTTCAGTCAGCTTGTAGCTCAACCGTGGCAGCATTTTGTTGTTGGTTCTCTCTACGGATGGGTTCATAAGGATACAGGTATAAGGCGCTTTCGCGAGGGCCTTATTTTTGTTGGTCGAAAAAACGGTAAATCTACTCTTGTTAGCGGATTAACCCTCTATTCTTTCAGTAAAGACGGTGAAAATGGCGCTGACGTTTACTTGTTGGCCAACACTAGAAAGCAAGCGGGCATCATTTTTGATGAAGCAAAGGCGATGGTTAAAAAATCACCTAAGCTTCGAAAACAGTTCAGGCCAACCCGAGATGCAATTTTCTATGATAAGACGATTTCTAAAATTGAACCAAGAGCATCCGACAGTGAAAATCTTGACGGATTGAATACGCATCTGGGTATTTTTGACGAGATCCACGAATTCAAAGACTATAAACTGATAAATGTTATCAAAAAATCGCGTGGTTCCCGTAAACAGCCGTTGATTTTGTATATAACAACTGCAGGCTACCAATTGGATGGTCCACTTGTAAACTATTATGAACAGTCTGCAGATGTGCTTGAAGGTGCGCTTGAAGACGAGCGTACTTTTTATTTTATCGCCGAACTTGATAGCGAAAAAGAGTTTGAGCAGCCGGAAGCGTGGATTAAGGCCAACCCAAATATGGGTGTTTCCCTAGACTTGGATATTTTGGTCGAAGATTGGGAGAAAGACAAACGTACTCCTGAGGAACGGTCAGACTTTATCACGAAGCAGTTTAATTTCTTTGTTAAGGCTGACGCACAAAGTTTCCTAGACTTCAAAACGATTCAGCGCAACAACAAAATGATAGACATTGATTCACTGCGTGGATCCCGGTGTGTAGGTGGGTATGATTTGTCCGATACAGAGGACTTTACAAGTGCTTGTCTTGAATTCCCACTTGATACAGGTGAAGTTTTTGTTCTCTCTCACTCATGGATTCCGGAAAAGAAAGTTGAGGCGGCGAATGAAAATATTCCGTATCGTGAATTCGAAAAAGAAGGTCTGCTAACAATTGTTCCAGGCGAATACGTGAAAAAAGAACTTGTGGAAGAGTGGTTTATCGAGAAAAGTAAGTTATTTACAATCGAATTGATCACTTATGACCCAGCAAAAGCTTTTCGTTTAAATAAATCGTTAGAAAATCACGGGTTCGAAACAATGAAAGTAAGGCAAGGCGCTCTAACGCTTGGTCCTGCTGTGGATGATTGCAAAGAGTTATTCATCGATGGAAAAGTAATTTTTAACAACAACAAACTTTTCCGTTGGTACGTTAATAACGTCAAGATGGTTCCCGATCGAAATCGGAATAATTTACCTCAAAAGAATGGTCGCTACCGTAAAATAGACGGGTTTGCGGCCTTTTTAAATGCCCACACAGAGGTTATGGGGCGAATGGTTGAGCCGGCGGGTGAGGGAAATATCGAGTTTATGTCAGTGAACGATATTTTAAATGCTTGA
- a CDS encoding phage/plasmid primase, P4 family — protein sequence MDFDDFTDVGGYIYSKYPTLKVYTNRGFHLYYKKPKNVLIKNWTNKLVNAGITVDYKTSNRAIGIIKQNGYMRELDNGHLLGDWDNLPSLPFELYPSKLSQLLYQMKDGDGRNSSLFTHLLTMREMYKPDDKSVTYIAAFINEYVFQEPMKERELQRLIESVLSKNIGKNNNKYLNPKDMVMTSEVLVEKLDIKFYQHRLYFKQNARYISDDNLLLRAIDRLIQLKPSQHKELLTLFEIKAERIDYDDFPIQLRNGYIIDDGEVIQVDTGFTPFYLDVDYDPAVFNKEVDEFLNFLTCERKDLRMVIEEMFGHMLMTRAFPHKVFFFQGSEGKNGKSTIVKMIKNFISESANFLPLDKFDDDTSVYSLVGKLVNIGDDIDASYLDKSSNFKTLASGDPIMVRPIYKSAVEVNNKATLIFTCNDMPIFKDKSGGIMRRVIVIPCDNVVTNIDNEIDDKLSSDTAKSYLLNLALTGIERIKANGTDISESITIKNKTKQYFIESDNVAAFIDEYSESISGKRTTGIYAKYVAYCTENGLKEVGSREFGRRLSNAGFRSKPVKKDGKTVRIYDLVTNSTTNQA from the coding sequence GTGGATTTTGATGATTTTACTGACGTTGGCGGATATATTTACAGCAAATATCCAACGTTAAAAGTATATACAAATCGCGGTTTCCATCTTTATTATAAGAAACCTAAAAACGTACTCATTAAAAACTGGACCAATAAATTAGTCAATGCAGGAATAACTGTTGACTATAAAACAAGCAACCGTGCTATAGGAATTATAAAGCAAAACGGGTATATGAGAGAGCTAGATAATGGCCACTTATTAGGAGACTGGGACAATCTCCCGTCTCTTCCTTTTGAATTATACCCTAGTAAACTATCGCAACTCCTTTACCAAATGAAAGACGGTGACGGGCGTAACAGCAGCCTGTTTACTCACTTACTTACAATGAGGGAAATGTACAAGCCTGATGATAAATCTGTAACGTATATAGCTGCTTTTATTAATGAGTATGTGTTCCAAGAGCCGATGAAAGAACGCGAACTTCAGAGACTTATTGAAAGTGTACTGTCTAAAAATATAGGAAAGAACAATAACAAGTACCTTAACCCTAAAGATATGGTGATGACTTCAGAAGTCCTTGTTGAAAAGCTTGACATTAAATTTTATCAGCATCGGTTGTATTTTAAACAGAATGCCCGTTATATCAGCGATGATAATTTACTACTTAGAGCAATTGACCGATTAATTCAATTAAAACCCTCACAGCATAAAGAACTGCTTACACTTTTCGAAATAAAGGCAGAACGTATTGATTATGACGACTTCCCAATTCAGCTGCGTAATGGTTATATCATTGATGATGGAGAGGTTATACAAGTCGATACGGGCTTTACACCATTTTATTTAGATGTGGACTACGATCCTGCTGTATTTAACAAAGAAGTTGATGAGTTCTTAAACTTCTTAACGTGTGAAAGGAAAGATCTTCGCATGGTTATTGAGGAAATGTTTGGCCATATGCTCATGACTAGAGCGTTTCCGCACAAAGTGTTTTTCTTTCAAGGAAGTGAAGGGAAGAATGGTAAGTCAACGATTGTAAAAATGATAAAAAACTTTATTAGTGAGTCAGCAAATTTCTTGCCTCTTGATAAATTTGACGATGATACGAGCGTTTATAGCCTTGTGGGTAAACTTGTAAATATCGGGGATGATATCGATGCCAGCTACTTGGACAAGTCTAGTAATTTTAAGACGCTTGCTTCGGGTGATCCAATAATGGTGAGGCCAATTTATAAAAGTGCAGTGGAAGTAAACAACAAAGCAACGTTAATTTTTACCTGTAATGACATGCCGATTTTTAAAGATAAATCAGGGGGAATTATGCGACGTGTGATTGTCATCCCTTGCGATAACGTCGTAACCAATATTGACAATGAGATTGATGACAAACTGTCATCTGATACGGCTAAATCTTATCTGCTTAACCTAGCATTAACCGGTATTGAGAGGATTAAGGCGAATGGAACGGATATATCTGAATCCATTACAATTAAAAATAAAACTAAACAATATTTTATTGAAAGCGACAATGTTGCCGCCTTTATTGACGAGTACAGCGAGAGCATATCCGGAAAACGAACAACGGGCATTTATGCAAAGTATGTTGCTTATTGTACAGAAAATGGTTTGAAAGAAGTTGGAAGTCGTGAATTTGGAAGGCGTTTAAGTAATGCTGGTTTTAGAAGTAAGCCGGTTAAAAAGGATGGAAAAACAGTGAGGATATACGATTTGGTTACAAATAGTACTACAAATCAAGCATGA
- a CDS encoding phage head-tail adapter protein — protein MSNASDLNTRIQFFEYAPSDGPEPGEVEKRQLWECWAEIYEPSMKDIESLSTNVLYSVTARIRDPRGEYKPSNKHYLAVLDDAYQDDEGNYVRFNIKKMHPDVKDKRFIKVVAEATEWASG, from the coding sequence ATGAGTAACGCATCAGATTTGAATACGCGCATTCAGTTTTTTGAATATGCCCCAAGCGACGGCCCTGAACCCGGAGAAGTTGAAAAACGGCAACTGTGGGAATGTTGGGCAGAAATCTATGAGCCTTCCATGAAAGATATTGAATCTCTAAGCACCAACGTCCTTTATTCTGTGACAGCTCGAATCAGGGATCCACGGGGCGAGTACAAGCCTTCAAACAAACATTATTTAGCAGTTCTAGATGATGCTTACCAGGACGATGAAGGGAATTATGTTCGCTTCAATATCAAGAAAATGCATCCCGATGTGAAGGACAAGCGTTTTATCAAAGTTGTAGCGGAGGCGACAGAATGGGCGTCAGGGTAA
- a CDS encoding HNH endonuclease — protein MPYIKNSQQHYDKYKRDQEARSFYKSKKWRQCREVILCRDNFLCVDHLKKNQVVAAQMVHHIKELRDYPELAFEPSNLVSLCLSCHEKRHPDRGKRKEKRKKRNLNVVEFEANPEIT, from the coding sequence ATGCCTTATATTAAGAACAGTCAACAACACTACGATAAATACAAACGCGATCAGGAAGCCAGGTCGTTCTACAAGTCAAAGAAATGGAGACAGTGCAGAGAAGTTATTTTGTGTCGTGATAATTTCCTGTGCGTAGACCATTTGAAAAAAAATCAAGTAGTTGCGGCGCAAATGGTTCATCACATTAAAGAGTTGCGGGATTACCCAGAGTTGGCTTTTGAACCTTCAAACCTTGTCAGCTTGTGTTTATCTTGTCATGAGAAACGGCATCCAGACAGAGGAAAACGAAAAGAAAAGCGAAAAAAACGAAACTTGAACGTCGTTGAATTTGAAGCTAATCCGGAAATAACATAG
- a CDS encoding phage major capsid protein, protein MKTLYELKQNLLTIGQQLQKVEGELSQKAVDPAATMEEIQNLQKSKDDLKARFDVIKEQHDKMEAEQKKKIAQQKQAQGLSGVADPKEKVVQAKAELIKNVMANKPVSQEIYQALGDDNTGGGKFLPKTVANDIISEPLVKNQLREISTFTAITNLEIPKVNFTLDDDDFIQDKETAKELKATGDVVTFGRNKFKVFAGVSETVLQGTHTNLVSHVENALQSGVAAKERKVAFAETPKTGEEHMSFYAVGIKEIEGDDYYQAIRKAIADLHEDYRENATIVMRYQDYSDIIEKLANGNATLYSAQPEQVLGKRVVFSDAAVKPIVGDFSYSHFNYDIGTTLYERDKDVKTGIEQFVVTAWFDHQIKLKSAFRIAKVTSTP, encoded by the coding sequence ATGAAAACTTTGTATGAATTAAAACAAAACTTGTTAACTATTGGGCAACAACTTCAAAAAGTAGAAGGTGAACTTTCTCAAAAAGCTGTAGATCCGGCTGCAACAATGGAAGAAATTCAAAACCTGCAAAAGTCAAAAGATGACTTGAAAGCTCGTTTTGATGTCATTAAAGAACAGCATGACAAAATGGAAGCTGAACAGAAAAAGAAAATTGCGCAGCAAAAACAGGCTCAAGGGCTTTCTGGAGTTGCTGATCCGAAAGAAAAAGTCGTCCAGGCAAAAGCTGAGTTGATTAAAAACGTTATGGCGAACAAGCCTGTTTCCCAAGAAATTTATCAAGCGCTAGGAGACGATAACACAGGCGGGGGGAAATTCCTACCCAAAACGGTAGCGAATGACATCATTTCTGAGCCACTCGTCAAAAACCAATTGAGGGAAATTTCCACTTTTACTGCTATTACAAACCTTGAGATCCCAAAGGTTAATTTTACTCTTGATGATGACGACTTCATCCAAGATAAGGAAACAGCAAAGGAATTGAAAGCTACTGGTGACGTTGTTACTTTCGGACGTAATAAATTTAAAGTTTTTGCAGGAGTTTCTGAAACTGTTTTGCAGGGAACTCACACAAACCTTGTGTCTCATGTAGAAAATGCTCTTCAATCTGGGGTAGCGGCAAAAGAAAGGAAAGTTGCTTTCGCTGAAACACCTAAAACAGGCGAGGAACATATGTCCTTTTACGCGGTAGGTATCAAGGAAATCGAAGGCGACGATTACTATCAAGCTATTAGAAAGGCAATTGCCGACTTACATGAAGATTACCGGGAAAACGCAACAATCGTTATGCGTTACCAAGATTATTCCGACATAATTGAAAAACTAGCAAACGGGAATGCTACGCTCTATAGTGCTCAACCGGAACAAGTCCTTGGGAAGCGTGTAGTGTTCAGTGATGCGGCGGTTAAGCCGATTGTAGGCGACTTCAGCTACTCTCACTTTAACTATGACATTGGTACAACGCTTTACGAGCGTGACAAAGATGTTAAAACAGGTATCGAGCAATTTGTTGTTACGGCTTGGTTTGATCATCAAATCAAGTTGAAATCTGCTTTCCGTATTGCGAAAGTAACTTCCACACCCTAA
- a CDS encoding P27 family phage terminase small subunit: protein MKGGNLQMAVPTKKMLIEYLGENYEESDEQLIQLYIETHQFYRRLQREIKKSELMYEYTNKAGATNLVKNPLSIELTKTVQTLNNLLKSLGLTPAQRKKIVSGDDDDDFDNF from the coding sequence ATGAAAGGGGGTAACCTACAAATGGCAGTTCCTACTAAAAAAATGTTGATCGAATATCTAGGTGAAAATTACGAGGAATCAGATGAACAGCTCATCCAGCTGTATATTGAAACTCACCAATTTTATAGACGGCTTCAAAGGGAGATTAAAAAATCCGAATTAATGTATGAGTATACAAACAAAGCCGGGGCCACAAATTTGGTTAAAAACCCCCTTTCAATTGAATTGACTAAGACTGTACAAACATTGAATAACCTATTAAAGTCACTCGGATTGACACCTGCTCAAAGAAAGAAAATAGTGAGTGGGGATGACGATGACGACTTCGACAACTTCTGA
- a CDS encoding HK97-gp10 family putative phage morphogenesis protein encodes MGVRVTGQEKLIAELEKRFGKAAMQRISDKALKAGAEVFVKELKAQVRTFSDGKGQSKGHTYDEITISEPFTQAGARTIKVHWRGPHGRYRIIHLNEWGTVKNPRPRGKGKIALALRNAENAYREAIKKAIREGI; translated from the coding sequence ATGGGCGTCAGGGTAACTGGTCAAGAAAAATTAATTGCCGAACTTGAAAAGCGCTTTGGCAAGGCAGCTATGCAGCGCATAAGCGATAAGGCTTTAAAAGCTGGGGCGGAAGTGTTTGTCAAAGAGTTAAAGGCTCAAGTAAGGACTTTTTCGGATGGGAAAGGACAGTCGAAAGGTCACACCTACGATGAAATAACAATATCCGAACCTTTCACGCAAGCTGGCGCCCGCACTATCAAGGTCCACTGGCGCGGTCCCCACGGGCGTTACCGAATTATTCACTTGAATGAATGGGGAACGGTCAAGAATCCCAGGCCGCGCGGGAAAGGTAAAATAGCGCTTGCTCTCAGAAATGCAGAAAATGCTTATCGGGAAGCAATCAAGAAGGCGATAAGGGAGGGAATCTGA
- a CDS encoding tail completion protein gp17, which translates to MDILDEVYKALKSDPFIAAEVGNRIKFYEYPATGDKFGPIIVLEEVGPEMPGDYADDVWLTDDYFIHIEVWVQGAGGRTKRDAIAKQIKNIMWDKLGFAQVSGMPPEWDKDTNTYRDARRYRGKAYREDFDAL; encoded by the coding sequence ATGGATATTCTTGATGAAGTTTATAAGGCTTTGAAATCAGATCCCTTCATTGCTGCAGAGGTCGGCAACAGGATTAAATTTTATGAGTATCCAGCCACAGGTGATAAATTCGGCCCGATTATTGTTCTGGAGGAAGTCGGTCCAGAAATGCCAGGTGATTATGCAGATGACGTTTGGCTAACCGATGACTATTTCATTCACATTGAAGTTTGGGTCCAAGGTGCTGGCGGCAGAACAAAAAGGGACGCCATTGCCAAACAAATTAAGAATATCATGTGGGATAAATTAGGATTTGCGCAGGTAAGCGGTATGCCGCCTGAATGGGACAAGGACACTAACACATATCGTGACGCCCGGCGCTATCGAGGAAAAGCATATCGAGAAGATTTTGACGCCTTATAG
- a CDS encoding putative periplasmic lipoprotein, which yields MKKVLFIFAAVLFVLVGCGSNEKTSDDEVVKEQPDVQDDQQKQVDEEGFLKETDDPMEAGNKNNGIEVFNDEWDYTYLIKDWYSNDDTDEDGFNYIDFDGYKVKFSIALLEDTEEKNVIGVFAETLNDTDKTVQYNMDMELITDKQEQAQTDDMYGIGNSKPGIKTKGFVKVDLEYEVPESFKVTFEPPWDDEDEFNETIGEPIESEFTKE from the coding sequence TTGAAGAAGGTATTGTTTATATTTGCAGCAGTATTATTTGTTTTAGTGGGTTGCGGAAGTAATGAAAAAACATCGGACGATGAAGTGGTAAAGGAACAACCAGATGTGCAAGACGATCAACAAAAGCAGGTTGATGAAGAAGGTTTCTTAAAGGAAACGGACGACCCAATGGAAGCTGGTAATAAGAATAACGGCATTGAAGTATTTAATGACGAATGGGATTATACGTATCTTATAAAAGATTGGTATTCAAATGATGATACTGATGAAGATGGGTTCAATTATATTGATTTCGATGGATATAAAGTTAAGTTTTCTATTGCGTTATTGGAAGACACAGAAGAAAAAAATGTAATTGGCGTCTTTGCAGAAACGCTAAACGATACAGATAAAACAGTTCAATACAATATGGACATGGAATTAATTACTGACAAGCAAGAACAGGCGCAAACTGATGATATGTATGGAATAGGTAATAGCAAACCTGGTATTAAAACAAAAGGATTTGTAAAGGTGGACTTAGAATACGAAGTACCGGAGTCATTTAAAGTTACTTTTGAACCACCTTGGGACGATGAAGATGAGTTCAACGAAACGATAGGTGAACCAATTGAATCGGAATTTACAAAGGAATAA
- a CDS encoding head-tail connector protein: MLNDVKEFLRVDGTYEDGVILSLIEAAKAELTLSGVAERKKADPDYPLYELAIKVIVTQNYEDRGLEKRDNRVLETLILKLKNFSVVVSPNE, encoded by the coding sequence ATGTTGAATGACGTTAAGGAGTTTTTGAGGGTTGATGGCACCTACGAGGACGGTGTCATCCTCTCATTAATTGAAGCGGCCAAAGCTGAATTAACATTGTCGGGTGTGGCTGAGAGGAAAAAGGCTGACCCGGACTATCCATTGTATGAACTAGCTATAAAGGTGATTGTCACACAAAACTATGAAGATAGAGGACTCGAAAAACGAGACAATAGAGTGCTAGAGACATTGATTTTAAAACTGAAAAACTTCTCAGTTGTGGTGAGTCCGAATGAGTAA
- a CDS encoding Ig-like domain-containing protein, with protein MTTYNVYRDGKKIKSGLTEKTFTDTGLTPNTEYTYQVSAENSVGESELSDPIRVKTTYSEPTAVDISPKTNNLEVGATRNLSAAVTPATARQTVTWSSSDTKIATIDANGKVTAVAAGTATVTAASTEKTSIKGTSTVNVTEPEPPPEGEG; from the coding sequence TTGACGACTTATAACGTTTATCGAGATGGTAAAAAAATTAAAAGCGGGCTAACTGAAAAAACATTTACCGATACCGGTTTGACGCCGAATACAGAATACACGTATCAGGTAAGTGCTGAAAATAGTGTTGGTGAGAGTGAGCTATCCGATCCAATCAGAGTCAAAACAACCTACAGCGAACCTACAGCTGTAGATATTTCGCCGAAAACAAATAACTTGGAAGTTGGCGCTACTCGTAATCTATCAGCAGCTGTCACACCGGCCACTGCTAGGCAGACGGTTACATGGTCCAGTTCTGATACAAAAATCGCCACCATCGATGCTAACGGAAAAGTGACAGCCGTTGCTGCAGGAACAGCTACAGTTACGGCCGCATCGACCGAAAAGACGAGCATAAAAGGAACGTCAACTGTGAACGTGACTGAACCGGAGCCTCCTCCAGAAGGTGAAGGGTAA
- a CDS encoding head maturation protease, ClpP-related, with amino-acid sequence MGKNQKPNKFWEMKASADEKSADLFIYGAIISGYKWRDEDVTITEFRQALEDLPKTVKTLNMYVNSPGGSVFTTNAMINQLDRIKNRITINAYVDGIAASAASYLIMKADNIYMYENTFLMIHKPMITLWSANAVDCREQADWLDKIESKTCIPAYKDKGTDLLTDEKIAELLNGEDNWLDAEEAAELFNITILEEEKDAVACVDIELLNQYQNVPKHLFNAVQESVISAEEMALRQKIADDAKYSQEYTKTILGGI; translated from the coding sequence GTGGGGAAGAATCAAAAACCGAATAAATTTTGGGAAATGAAAGCATCTGCCGATGAAAAATCCGCAGATCTTTTTATTTATGGGGCCATTATCAGTGGTTATAAATGGAGAGACGAAGATGTAACCATTACCGAATTTCGTCAGGCTTTAGAAGATTTACCCAAAACGGTCAAGACATTGAACATGTATGTTAATTCTCCTGGGGGTTCAGTTTTTACCACAAATGCAATGATTAATCAGTTGGATCGTATTAAAAACAGGATAACTATTAATGCTTATGTCGATGGGATTGCGGCTTCTGCAGCATCTTATTTAATTATGAAAGCTGACAACATTTACATGTATGAGAATACTTTTCTCATGATTCATAAACCGATGATCACACTGTGGAGTGCAAATGCTGTTGATTGCCGCGAGCAAGCCGATTGGTTAGATAAAATTGAATCTAAAACATGTATTCCGGCCTATAAGGACAAAGGAACCGATCTGTTAACTGATGAAAAAATCGCAGAACTTCTAAACGGGGAGGACAATTGGCTAGATGCTGAAGAAGCAGCAGAATTGTTCAATATCACAATCTTGGAAGAAGAAAAAGACGCAGTTGCATGTGTCGATATTGAGCTTTTAAATCAATATCAAAATGTGCCAAAACACCTTTTCAATGCTGTACAAGAATCAGTTATTTCAGCCGAAGAAATGGCCCTGCGCCAAAAAATCGCTGATGATGCAAAATATTCACAGGAATACACCAAAACAATTTTAGGAGGAATATAA